TACTTAAGAAATCCGATCCATCCGTAGGAAAGAATCAATCCGGCCAGGATATAGGGGGCAAAGGGGATCTCCGCCTCGCCCTTGATCTTCTCCCGGCGCAACAGCTTCCGCGCCAGGATGTAGAGGGCGGCCAATAGATGCGAAAGGATGAATACCAACAGAAACTTCTCAAAACCGAGGGCCAGCCCGATCAGGCCGAATACCTTGATGTCCCCCCCTCCGATGGCCTTCCCGCCGGTCATCACCGCCACGGTGGCCAGGGCGAAGGTGACGCCCACTCCGGTGAGGAGGTAATCCCA
This DNA window, taken from Planifilum fulgidum, encodes the following:
- a CDS encoding prepilin peptidase, with amino-acid sequence MHLAEHFVFVVLIIVLIFATITDLRERLIYDRFVLVGLGAVAAVRFFFREEPWWDYLLTGVGVTFALATVAVMTGGKAIGGGDIKVFGLIGLALGFEKFLLVFILSHLLAALYILARKLLRREKIKGEAEIPFAPYILAGLILSYGWIGFLK